A DNA window from Fragaria vesca subsp. vesca linkage group LG3, FraVesHawaii_1.0, whole genome shotgun sequence contains the following coding sequences:
- the LOC101294345 gene encoding F-box/LRR-repeat protein 4-like: MAIDAKRRPGYINSMLSDDLLAQILNKVDQEEDRKSFSEVCKQWLTVERLSRTSLRVPRPMFPFRVPMFPLDLLTKFPNLVDFRTTRELTKKRKRRNKQAWFYPPTDTRLEFIAKTCPRLETYMASFYETRHVQSDGHLGTKGLRALAIGCPKLSRLMFRGSKVVGNAGVDALCQSAHNLKSLHLADNRLISDHAFRAIGSSSISTLELTCCPNVTDVGLGFLANGSTSKTLRKLILQYCRGITDTGIQHLVNLRSLEHLELAGLSPDVTDIGGVAISTIQTLRELKLSNICKLSDRTVVALAENCCNLEVLVLHRLGLGVIEPVPGDGIHAFSRHKCLKYLALYHLDESDVEIVLGCPSLESLVLDKSLIGTFGLMHGNSAGRVVKFESFDKPLLHFIPTVW; the protein is encoded by the coding sequence ATGGCTATAGACGCCAAAAGGAGACCAGGGTATATTAATTCCATGTTGAGCGACGATTTACTTGCCCAAATCCTTAACAAGGTCGACCAGGAAGAAGATAGAAAATCATTCTCCGAGGTGTGCAAGCAATGGTTAACAGTCGAGCGTCTAAGCCGAACATCACTGCGGGTTCCCCGACCCATGTTCCCATTTCGGGTACCCATGTTCCCATTGGATCTACTGACTAAGTTCCCAAACTTGGTCGATTTCAGAACAACACGGGAGCTTACCAAAAAAAGAAAAAGGCGAAATAAACAAGCATGGTTTTATCCACCGACTGACACCCGACTCGAATTCATTGCCAAAACATGTCCCAGACTCGAGACCTACATGGCGAGCTTTTATGAAACTAGACATGTCCAAAGTGATGGTCATTTGGGGACGAAAGGTCTACGAGCTTTGGCAATTGGGTGTCCTAAATTGTCCAGACTTATGTTTCGGGGTAGCAAGGTTGTAGGGAATGCTGGAGTTGATGCGCTTTGTCAATCAGCACATAACTTGAAGTCTTTGCATTTGGCGGACAATCGTCTCATCTCTGATCATGCATTTAGAGCAATTGGGTCGTCTTCCATAAGCACGTTGGAGTTAACATGCTGTCCGAATGTTACTGATGTCGGATTGGGATTCCTGGCAAATGGATCTACCTCTAAAACCCTCAGGAAATTGATTCTTCAGTATTGCCGTGGAATCACCGATACTGGGATCCAGCATTTGGTCAACTTGCGTAGCTTAGAGCACCTCGAATTGGCCGGCCTCAGCCCTGATGTGACTGATATCGGAGGTGTGGCAATCTCGACAATTCAAACCCTCAGGGAATTGAAATTGAGTAACATTTGTAAGTTGTCAGACCGTACAGTTGTTGCTCTTGCTGAGAATTGCTGCAACTTGGAAGTACTTGTTTTGCATCGATTAGGTTTAGGGGTGATTGAACCTGTACCCGGAGATGGAATTCATGCATTTTCAAGACATAAATGCTTGAAATACCTTGCATTGTATCATTTAGATGAGTCTGATGTGGAAATAGTTCTTGGATGCCCCTCATTGGAGTCTCTGGTGTTAGACAAGTCGTTAATTGGTACTTTCGGATTGATGCATGGGAACAGCGCTGGAAGAGTGGTCAAATTTGAATCCTTTGATAAACCCCTTCTCCATTTCATCCCCACAGTGTGGTAA
- the LOC101307283 gene encoding uncharacterized protein LOC101307283 codes for MEHELRDNKKTIREGGEDHMIRSEKHAKTNEDYLNGIFDLKNEVHEYKCNHSGDSSNSSSITGNSSCKTSSSSDSQDYCDLALGVFDFPWLKDGVISKSDQEYWNFEDVFSSPLEYDQIHTTTLSTTSAGPRIEFSNFSWQCFYDETDPDKQVEYPEDKPKLEEDVWRAPS; via the coding sequence ATGGAGCATGAGCTGCGTGACAACAAGAAAACAATAAGAGAAGGAGGTGAAGACCATATGATTCGTTCAGAGAAGCATGCAAAGACCAATGAAGATTATTTAAATGGTATTTTTGATCTGAAAAATGAGGTCCATGAATATAAGTGCAACCACAGCGGTGACAGCAGCAACAGCAGTAGCATTACTGGTAATAGTTCTTGTAAGACATCATCGTCATCAGATTCCCAAGATTACTGTGACTTGGCATTGGGGGTATTTGATTTCCCATGGCTGAAAGATGGTGTAATCTCGAAATCAGATCAGGAGTACTGGAATTTTGAAGACGTCTTCTCATCACCCCTAGAATATGATCAGATTCACACAACAACCCTAAGTACTACTTCAGCTGGACCTCGTATTGAATTTTCTAATTTCAGCTGGCAATGTTTCTATGATGAGACTGATCCAGATAAACAGGTAGAATATCCAGAAGACAAGCCCAAGCTTGAGGAAGATGTGTGGCGTGCGCCCTCTTAA
- the LOC101294640 gene encoding pentatricopeptide repeat-containing protein At3g24000, mitochondrial-like: MSFMKRQIVCRQSNAAFGVGIRKLALSAADLTSDSEGQDWIIQDKDLLRKSLTESGTGLHVLDLVNRASLEADRTLYSKLLNKCSQTGQLKQATIVHAHMLTSQFNNDLPILNTLLNTYVKCGSLDHAHHLFDEMPHRDLVTWTSLISGYSQLDRPRESLVLFPHMLRHGLVPNQFTLSSLLKAAGAGPDPDDRHGRQLHAYCFKCGFDSNVYVGTSLVDMYARCGLMDDSQIIFDALRTKNEVSWNALIAGHARKGQGEHALRLFWNMLRGGFKPTHFTYSSVFTVCASAGSMEQGKWVHSHMIKSGVNLVAFVGNTLLDMYAKSGSIEDARKVFDRLVKRDVVSWNSMLTGYAQHGLGTETVQLFEEMLRIGVQPNDISFLCVLTACSHSHLLDEGQYYFHLMRKKFKIEPQVFHYVTMVDLLGRAGLLDRADKFIREMPTEPTAAVWGALLGACRMHNNIDLGAYAAKWAFELDPSDSGPYIILANMYASAGRLNDAAKVRKMMKEGGVKKEPACSWVEIENAVHMFVANDDAHPQRAEIYRRWEMISKKIKEIGYVPDTSHVLFFVDQQEREFKLQFHSEKIALAFALLNTPPGSTIRIKKNIRVCGDCHSAIKYVSKVERREIIVRDTNRFHHFRDGSCSCGDYW; encoded by the coding sequence ATGAGTTTCATGAAGAGACAGATTGTGTGCCGTCAATCCAATGCTGCTTTTGGTGTTGGTATTCGGAAGCTTGCATTATCGGCTGCTGACCTGACGAGTGACTCGGAAGGCCAAGACTGGATCATCCAAGACAAGGACCTTCTCCGCAAGAGCCTGACCGAGTCGGGGACAGGGCTCCATGTTCTTGATTTGGTTAATCGCGCTTCTCTGGAAGCTGACCGGACCCTGTACAGTAAGTTGCTCAACAAATGTAGCCAGACGGGCCAACTTAAACAGGCCACCATTGTCCATGCTCACATGCTCACTTCCCAATTCAACAACGACCTTCCCATCCTCAACACCCTTCTCAACACCTACGTCAAGTGCGGCAGCTTGGACCACGCCCACCACCTGTTCGATGAAATGCCTCACCGGGATTTGGTCACCTGGACATCCTTGATCTCTGGCTATTCTCAACTCGATCGACCTCGGGAATCACTTGTTCTCTTTCCTCACATGCTTCGCCACGGTCTGGTGCCCAACCAGTTCACTCTGTCTAGCTTGTTGAAGGCTGCTGGTGCTGGGCCTGATCCTGATGATAGGCACGGCAGGCAGCTCCATGCCTATTGCTTCAAGTGCGGTTTTGATTCCAATGTCTATGTGGGCACTTCTCTTGTTGACATGTATGCTAGGTGTGGCCTTATGGACGACTCCCAGATCATCTTTGACGCCCTCCGCACCAAGAATGAGGTGTCTTGGAATGCTCTGATCGCCGGGCATGCTCGCAAGGGTCAAGGAGAGCATGCTCTGAGGTTGTTCTGGAATATGCTCCGGGGTGGATTCAAACCCACTCATTTCACTTATTCTAGTGTGTTTACTGTTTGTGCCAGTGCAGGGTCTATGGAGCAAGGTAAGTGGGTTCACTCCCATATGATCAAATCGGGTGTTAACCTTGTTGCTTTTGTTGGGAATACTCTTCTTGACATGTATGCCAAGTCAGGCAGCATCGAGGATGCTAGAAAGGTATTTGACCGGTTGGTTAAGCGTGACGTTGTTTCTTGGAATTCCATGCTTACTGGTTACGCCCAGCATGGGCTTGGGACGGAAACTGTGCAGCTGTTTGAAGAAATGCTTAGGATTGGAGTTCAACCTAATGATATATCATTCCTCTGTGTTCTTACTGCATGTAGCCATTCTCACCTTTTGGATGAAGGGCAGTACTATTTTCACTTGATGAGGAAAAAGTTCAAAATAGAACCACAAGTTTTCCATTATGTTACAATGGTTGATCTTCTTGGCCGAGCAGGTCTTCTTGATAGAGCTGACAAGTTCATAAGAGAAATGCCCACTGAACCCACTGCAGCTGTCTGGGGAGCCTTGCTAGGTGCTTGTAGAATGCACAACAACATCGACCTGGGTGCCTATGCTGCTAAGTGGGCTTTTGAGCTTGATCCTTCTGATTCAGGACCCTATATTATACTCGCTAATATGTACGCATCTGCTGGAAGATTGAATGATGCTGCAAAAGTCAGAAAGATGATGAAAGAGGGTGGGGTGAAAAAGGAACCTGCCTGTAGTTGGGTGGAGATTGAGAATGCAGTCCACATGTTTGTGGCCAACGATGATGCACACCCACAAAGAGCAGAGATATATAGGAGGTGGGAGATGATTAGCAAGAAGATAAAGGAGATTGGATACGTTCCGGACACTAGCCATGTACTCTTCTTTGTCGACCAGCAGGAGAGGGAATTCAAGTTGCAGTTTCACAGTGAGAAGATTGCACTCGCATTTGCGCTTCTTAACACTCCTCCTGGATCCACCATCCGGATCAAGAAGAACATCAGGGTTTGTGGTGATTGTCATTCAGCAATCAAATACGTCTCAAAGGTGGAAAGGCGAGAAATCATTGTGAGAGACACCAATCGGTTCCATCATTTTCGTGATGGCTCTTGTTCTTGTGGGGACTACTGGTAG
- the LOC101294051 gene encoding probable galactinol--sucrose galactosyltransferase 2-like, whose translation MTLLCLPPLLPLSSYNGQEALPCLLPIAMLQSTVVSPSPPKALQLNLGFSSFLATNQNQSRSSSSRRRRIFISQTRDGSVHGGVRVKTTSTTSSNGWRQSMFVGTKPALEDSILSVSGIDVLTDVPPNVVFTPIPNSSAAFLGATSQNATSQSRHVFKLGVLRDVRLLSLFRFKLWWMIPRVGSTGSDIPVETQMLLLEAKGEEGEEDTASYILFLPVLDGEFRSSLQGNASNELELCVESGDPAVVASESLKAVFVNCGNHPFDLVNESMKTLAKHFGSFALRETKQMPGMLDYFGWCTWDAFYQEVNPEGIRDGTQKPLFTHYSLSEGGTPAKFLIIDDGWQDTSNEFQKEGEPFVEGTQFGGRLNSIEENNKFRSITKVVDGDKPSGLKDFVSEIKNTFGLRYVYVWHALLGYWGGLVPNAPGTKKYNPELRYPVQSPGNLANMRDGSMDSMEKFGVGMIDPAKAYQFYDDLHGYLVSQDVDGVKVDVQNILETVSAGLGGRVSLTRRFQQALEKSIATHFQDNSIICCMGQSTDSIYHSKISAITRASDDYYPQNPTTQTLHIAAVAFNSIFLGEVVVPDWDMFYSRHEAAEFHAAARAVGGCGVYVSDKPGQHDFEILKRLVLADGSVLRARYPGRPSRDCLFVDPVMDGESLLKIWNLNKCNGVIGVFNCQGAGSWPCLEHIIQVTASDELSGKVSPADIEYFEEVSGKLWTGDCAVYSFKKGYLSRLPKDKSFAVTLQTLQCDVYTVSPIKVYKPNIQFAPIGLLNMYNSGGAVDSINFSSDDSSCVIHIKGRGAGSFGAYSSSKPKSCLVNSKDEGFEFRGDDNLLTVTIPATTSSWNVSFCY comes from the exons ATGACCCTGCTCTGCCTTCCTCCTCTCCTCCCGCTTTCATCATACAACGGTCAAGAAGCGTTACCTTGCTTATTGCCTATTGCCATGCTTCAGAGCACTGTCGTTTCCCCATCTCCTCCCAAGGCCCTTCAACTCAATCTCGGCTTCTCTTCATTTCTAGCCACAAACCAGAACCAGAGCAGAAGCAGCAGCAGCCGGAGGAGGAGGATCTTTATCTCACAAACAAGAGATGGTTCTGTGCACGGTGGAGTTAGAGTTAAGACTACTAGTACTACTAGCAGTAATGGATGGAGACAATCTATGTTTGTCGGTACAAAACCTGCCCTTGAAGATTCCATTCTGAGTGTCAGTGGTATAGATGTGTTGACAGACGTGCCTCCCAATGTGGTCTTCACACCAATCCCCAACTCATCGGCAGCATTCCTTGGTGCCACTTCTCAAAATGCTACTTCACAATCACGCCATGTCTTTAAGCTTGGAGTCTTACG CGATGTCAGATTATTAAGTCTTTTCAGATTTAAACTTTGGTGGATGATACCACGAGTGGGCAGTACAGGAAGTGACATCCCTGTGGAAACTCAGATGTTGCTCTTGGAAGCAAAGGGGGAGGAGGGAGAGGAAGATACTGCATCTTATATCTTATTCTTGCCAGTTCTAGATGGTGAATTTAGAAGCAGCTTGCAGGGAAACGCATCCAATGAACTTGAACTTTGCGTCGAAAGTG GTGACCCAGCTGTAGTTGCCTCAGAATCCCTAAAAGCAGTTTTTGTGAATTGTGGGAACCATCCTTTCGATCTGGTGAACGAATCTATGAA GACTTTGGCGAAGCATTTTGGAAGCTTTGCTCTTAGAGAAACGAAACAG ATGCCTGGAATGCTAGATTATTTTGGCTGGTGTACTTGGGATGCCTTTTATCAAGAAGTTAATCCTGAAGGAATTAGAGATGGTACTCAGAAG CCTCTTTTTACACATTACAGTTTATCCGAAGGAGGTACACCAGCAAAGTTTTTGATAATCGACGATGGGTGGCAAGATACATCAAATGAGTTCCAAAAAGAAGGGGAGCCATTTGTTGAAGGGACACA GTTTGGAGGCAGATTAAATAGCATTGAAGAAAATAACAAGTTTCGCAGCATAACCAAGGTGGTTGATGGTGACAAGCCAAGTGGTCTCAAAGATTTTGTTTCTGAGATCAAGAATACCTTTGGCCTTAG GTATGTGTATGTATGGCATGCCCTATTGGGATATTGGGGAGGGCTTGTTCCAAATGCTCCAGGAACTAAAAAGTATAACCCTGAGTTAAGATACCCAGTACAGTCACCTGGAAATTTGGCAAATATGAGGGATGGATCTATGGATAGTATGGAAAAATTTGGTGTTGGTATGATAGATCCTGCAAAGGCATATCAATTTTATGATGATCTACATGGATATCTTGTTTCACAAGATGTAGATGGTGTAAAGGTTGATGTTCAGAACATACTGGAGACCGTATCAGCAGGTTTAGGAGGGCGAGTCTCTCTAACTAGACGATTCCAACAGGCACTTGAGAAGTCCATAGCCACTCATTTCCAAGACAACAGTATAATTTGCTGCATGGGCCAAAGCACAGACTCCATATACCA TTCAAAAATAAGTGCAATAACTCGAGCATCTGATGATTACTACCCCCAAAACCCAACAACACAGACACTTCACATAGCTGCAGTGGCTTTCAACAGCATATTCCTTGGTGAAGTTGTTGTCCCAGATTGGGATATGTTCTAT AGCCGGCATGAGGCAGCTGAGTTCCATGCTGCTGCTAGAGCTGTGGGAGGTTGCGGAGTCTATGTAAG TGACAAACCCGGGCAGCATGATTTTGAGATACTTAAAAGGCTTGTACTTGCTGATGGATCAGTTCTCAGAGCTAGATACCCTGGGAGGCCATCACGGGATTGTTTATTTGTTGATCCAGTTATGGACGGGGAGAG TCTTCTAAAGATATGGAATTTGAACAAATGCAACGGAGTTATAGGCGTTTTCAATTGCCAAGGAGCAGGAAGTTGGCCATGTCTGGAACATATCATCCAGGTAACAGCTAGTGATGAGCTATCTGGGAAGGTCTCTCCTGCAGATATCGAGTATTTTGAAGAGGTATCTGGAAAGCTTTGGACCGGAGATTGTGCAGTCTATTCCTTCAAAAAAG GGTATCTGTCTCGTTTACCAAAGGACAAGTCATTTGCTGTCACTTTACAAACTCTCCAATGTGATGTGTATACTGTATCCCCTATTAAG GTTTACAAGCCAAATATTCAATTTGCACCCATTGGATTATTGAACATGTACAATTCTGGTGGAGCTGTTGACAGTATCAACTTCTCTAGTGATGACTCCAGTTGTGTCATACACATCAAGGGAAGAGGGGCTGGTAGTTTTGGAGCATACTCAAGTTCAAAGCCCAAATCTTGCTTGGTGAACTCAAAAGATGAGGGATTTGAATTCAGGGGTGATGACAATCTTCTGACAGTAACAATTCCTGCCACAACTAGCTCTTGGAACGTTAGTTTCTGTTATTGA
- the LOC101307568 gene encoding probable galacturonosyltransferase 4-like, giving the protein MMVRNVVMILLFVTVIAPIILYTDRLGSIHTSSSSSSFPFISAAQDEFVEDVTAFPFNAHSGGRLNLLPQELSTLKEPIGVVYSDNSTESFPETKESQASTNHSHQVSARVLSTTTNEQDLSQKDNPIIQVTQTLDQGNQLLAAESGAKTATSEKKTDNASQNTLNQKSTQTSIKVDQRESVKTVSVKNIHETTITDGRVRHLKDQLIRARVYLSLPAARNNPQFAREIRLRIKEVQRALVDASKDSDLPRNANDRLKAMEQTLAKGKQIQDDCAAMVKKLRAMLHSMDEQLRVHKKQTMFLTQLTAKTVPKGLHCLPLRLTTEYYSLNSSQMNFPNQERLEDPLMYHYAIFSDNVLATAVVVNSTVTHAKDPAKHVFHIVTDRLNYAAMRMWFLVNPPGQATIQVQNIEEFTWLNSSYSPVLKQLGSASMIDYYFRTHRSSSDSNLKFRNPKYLSILNHLRFYLPEIFPKLNKVLFLDDDIVVRKDLTGLWSLDLKGNVNGAVETCGESFHRFDRYLNFSNPLISKNFDPHACGWAYGMNVFDLEQWKKQNITEVYHRWQKLNHDRQLWKLGTLPPGLITFWKHTYPLDRSWHVLGLGYNPSVSQKEIDRAAVIHYNGNMKPWLEIGIPKYRSYWAKYVDYDHKYMRECNINP; this is encoded by the exons ATGATGGTGAGGAATGTGGTTATGATCTTGCTGTTTGTTACAGTGATTGCTCCCATCATTCTTTACACCGATCGTCTTGGCTCCATCCACACCTCCTCTTCTTCTTCCT CCTTTCCTTTTATCTCAGCAGCCCAAGACGAATTTGTTGAAGATGTTACTGCTTTT CCTTTCAATGCTCATTCTGGCGGCCGTCTAAATCTGCTTCCCCAG GAATTATCCACCCTTAAAGAACCCATTGGAGTCGTCTACTCCGACAACTCTACTGAATCATTTCCAGAGACAAAGGAGAGCCAAGCCAGCACCAATCACTCCCACCAAG TATCAGCTAGAGTGTTGTCTACCACCACCAACGAACAAGATCTATCTCAAAAAGATAACCCTATCATTCAGGTCACTCAAACACTTGACCAAGGAAACCAACTTCTGGCGGCCGAGTCTGGTGCAAAAACAGCAACTTCTGAGAAGAAAACTGATAATGCTTCCCAGAATACG CTTAACCAGAAATCCACTCAGACCTCCATAAAGGTTGATCAAAGAGAATCTGTCAAAACTGTATCAGTAAAAAACATTCACGAAACAACTATTACGGATGGTCGAGTCAGACATCTGAAAGACCAGCTCATCAGGGCAAGGGTCTACCTATCTCTTCCAGCTGCAAGAAACAATCCCCAGTTCGCAAGGGAGATTCGACTGCGGATAAAGGAAGTTCAGCGAGCACTTGTGGATGCAAGCAAGGATTCTGACCTGCCAAGGAA TGCGAATGATAGGTTGAAGGCAATGGAACAGACATTGGCTAAAGGAAAGCAGATTCAAGATGACTGTGCTGCTATGGTGAAAAAGCTTCGAGCTATGCTCCATTCGATGGACGAGCAACTCCGGGTCCACAAGAAGCAGACTATGTTCTTAACGCAATTAACAGCGAAAACAGTTCCTAAGGGACTTCACTGTCTTCCCTTGCGCCTCACCACTGAATACTATTCCTTAAATTCTTCTCAAATGAACTTTCCTAATCAGGAGAGATTAGAAGATCCCCTGATGTACCACTATGCAATCTTCTCAGACAACGTATTGGCGACGGCAGTTGTCGTAAACTCAACTGTTACACATGCGAAG GACCCTGCAAAACATGTTTTCCACATTGTCACTGACAGGCTAAATTATGCTGCGATGAGAATGTGGTTTTTGGTAAATCCACCTGGCCAAGCCACTATTCAGGTTCAAAATATTGAAGAATTTACATGGTTGAATTCAAGTTACAGTCCTGTCCTGAAGCAATTGGGTTCTGCCTCCATGATAGATTATTACTTTAGGACTCATCGCTCCAGTTCTGATTCAAATTTGAAGTTCCGAAACCCAAAGTACTTGTCTATCCTGAACCATCTCCGGTTTTACCTCCCGGAAATCTTCCCGAAGCTCAACAAAGTGTTGTTCTTGGATGATGATATAGTTGTGCGGAAGGATCTTACAGGTCTCTGGTCCCTTGATTTGAAGGGAAATGTTAATGGGGCCGTAGAGACTTGTGGAGAAAGCTTCCATCGCTTTGACCGGTATCTTAACTTTTCAAATCCTCTCATCTCAAAGAATTTTGACCCTCATGCTTGTGGATGGGCATATGGAATGAATGTCTTTGATTTGGAGCAATGGAAGAAGCAAAACATCACAGAGGTGTACCACAGATGGCAGAAGCTG AATCATGATAGACAGTTATGGAAGTTGGGAACGCTGCCACCTGGTCTCATAACTTTTTGGAAACACACATATCCACTTGATCGCTCGTGGCATGTGCTGGGCCTTGGTTATAACCCTAGTGTAAGCCAG
- the LOC101306703 gene encoding ras-related protein RABB1c-like, giving the protein MSYAYLFKYIIIGDTGVGKSCLLLQFTDKRFQPVHDLTIGVEFGARMITIDNKPIKLQIWDTAGQESFRSITRSYYRGAAGALLVYDITRRETFNHLASWLEDARQHANANMTIMLIGNKCDLAHRRAVSTEEGEQFAKEHGLIFMEASAKTAQNVEEAFIKTAATIYKKIQDGVFDVSNESYGIKVGYGGIPGPSGGRDGSSSQAGGCCS; this is encoded by the exons ATGTCTTACGCCTATCTGTTCAAGTACATCATCATCGGTGATACTG GAGTTGGCAAATCGTGCCTTCTTCTTCAGTTCACCGACAAACGGTTCCAGCCGGTGCACGATTTGACTATTGGTGTTGAGTTTGGAGCAAGGATGATCACCATCGATAACAAACCAATCAAGCTCCAAATTTGGGACACG GCAGGTCAAGAGTCGTTTAGATCCATCACACGATCCTACTATAGAGGAGCTGCTGGCGCTTTGCTTGTCTATGACATCACCAG GAGAGAAACTTTTAATCACTTGGCAAGCTGGCTAGAGGATGCGAGGCAGCATGCAAATGCAAACATGACCATAATGTTAATTGGTAATAAGTGTGATCTTGCTCATAGACGAGCTGTGAGCACTGAGGAAGGGGAGCAATTTGCAAAGGAACATGGATTGATCTTCATGGAGGCCTCTGCTAAAACTGCTCAGAATGTTGAGGAG GCGTTCATAAAAACTGCTGCAACCATATACAAGAAGATTCAAGATGGCGTTTTTGATGTATCAAATGAG TCTTATGGCATAAAAGTCGGTTATGGGGGAATCCCAGGACCATCAGGAGGCAGAGATGGTTCTTCCTCTCAAGCTGGAGGCTGTTGCAGTTGA